The following proteins are co-located in the Actinomycetes bacterium genome:
- a CDS encoding choice-of-anchor D domain-containing protein: MSIGENNRRRPLLTSMMLAVAGAGLLLTGLSAPAEQPARAAASGGLANSDCDALVPPGSIAFWLKSEAPTGWKKLNGSSFSTSTYPKLHASLQGSSGYSSGKLPNFSGRWLVGKGSTSSARAAMKDNNSTQAGLGEKLGYLTGAPQSNSTSTGNGHSFKYGVDGSGSGTSNGRGWISGKTNQSIPTTTDGDHTHPITGGDSSTRPPSVVGHWLIKADHQGACTSQSLVPVGLVVATTSSSTPSGWLSMTGVSTSGNSGLESYFNAVSTLDRNGGKTPNWNGRYLTEWKSGWQLGQKLSSQTKLPRKASLTTSSGGAHSHSIGSFGQTGGGGGTEKRRANANTCSSSSKATCNNPPASNPNVTGSQSNGSHTISGDSVTRPDSLTVRWIVRGDYPAECRADFLLPPNSVVAGLSSSTPAGWTGLNNTAGGFLVQTGDHAGSSVNSQISRRTKTSALNLGSPSPATHTHRFGSKNYDDGISGAMSKVWGAAGKNSLGSKRTSTTDGSHSHSVSGWDFTTRPDSVVVNWVNGTSDMPQAECPYLKVSPRQVEFGDVRVNETGSEDVALAAIPGGSVTASSAVEPEGQRDDQSLKPADGCVISAGQIAFTDECAGKWSFSPTRTGPLAAAWRFAAPGYQDAELSVQANGVQGVLSADAIDFGLVDLARPQTRTMTVTNSAGETSDTATITGVVVDQEQEFGFSIEKDSCTGTTLAKGGSCDIVVEFAPESIGEKTAAVLVSSNAVNPVMAVGLAGNGAVGELTAVDVDFGGVEIGTDGSIKTIEVRNSATGESAGSARVTSAQVSELDQSSGFTLVADRCRDKLLAPGDACEIDVRFEPSPTPSSVGPASGVVLVTSDAANPSLQIGMSARGTFAMIDSEPVSAVNEYQGDLKLELRNIGTANLLMTDLQVVRATGEPADLFSIPDTSDCTDAPVTPRSKCSVEVKFDSQQVDGSYAAIVRVTSNAGLGQRSGPTDIAVGAVTPLAELKTKPGAFDKPTEIGASRRSNVKIRNVGEGAVGIERVTLASGSDEFEILNYSDCKGRLAADESCVVKVEFTPTELGARGAELRVKRSAGRDSFLPLAGRGATALLAAPIADFPDTAVGGNSEQKVRVRNVGAVPLRIKNLVVPGKEFSVKDGNCRDGKIPAGKGCRAVVKFAPREGGLRSAAITVTSNNLTSPDQFLVQGVGLIGQLSADITDFGSVAVGDSASKKLRVTNSGDAPISIGRIKVFGDVSEFIAEGPGCKVKTLLPGKSCTVPVRFSPSETGPRHADVRVLSDSASSPDWLAVVGEGVQATISADPVDFGTVDVGSVATRNLRLDNIGDGSLAVKKAEVVDDADEFDVANDGDCTDRRVKPGSSCVIKVRYFPRGDGSSAAVVKLTSNTGGSPNLVALAGTGQTLTINDDSNGAAGVPDKVRKLQVPAKQRSARTAVATWKKPKNIGGGPITAYESRISKPGKKRAKGYTRWKSQDWVPAPNGKISRKFTKLVANRDYVVQVRAVNVFGAGPKAKVAFTAGKRGIPTKYGTG, from the coding sequence GTGTCAATCGGGGAGAACAATCGTCGTCGGCCGCTGTTGACATCGATGATGCTGGCGGTAGCGGGTGCAGGTTTGCTGCTTACTGGACTGTCGGCACCAGCGGAGCAACCTGCGCGCGCGGCGGCGAGTGGCGGGCTGGCGAACAGCGATTGCGATGCGTTGGTGCCGCCCGGATCCATTGCGTTTTGGCTGAAGTCTGAAGCGCCGACCGGTTGGAAAAAGCTGAATGGGTCGTCGTTTAGTACCTCGACGTATCCCAAGCTGCATGCATCGTTGCAGGGATCTTCGGGCTACTCCTCGGGCAAGTTGCCCAACTTCTCCGGCAGGTGGCTCGTCGGCAAAGGGTCGACCAGTTCTGCGCGGGCTGCGATGAAGGACAACAACAGTACCCAGGCCGGGCTAGGGGAGAAACTGGGCTATTTGACCGGGGCACCGCAGTCAAACTCAACCAGTACAGGTAACGGTCATTCATTCAAATACGGCGTCGACGGAAGTGGTTCCGGAACGAGCAATGGTCGCGGTTGGATTTCGGGCAAGACCAACCAGTCGATTCCGACCACAACAGATGGTGATCATACTCACCCCATTACTGGTGGTGACTCCTCTACTCGCCCGCCGTCGGTGGTGGGGCATTGGTTGATCAAGGCTGATCATCAGGGGGCGTGTACCTCGCAGTCGTTGGTGCCCGTGGGGCTGGTAGTGGCTACGACATCGAGTAGCACCCCGTCTGGTTGGCTGTCGATGACCGGAGTGTCGACGTCGGGCAATAGTGGGTTGGAAAGCTACTTCAACGCCGTGTCGACGCTAGATCGGAATGGCGGGAAGACGCCGAACTGGAACGGTCGCTACCTGACCGAGTGGAAGTCGGGGTGGCAGTTGGGACAGAAACTGTCGTCGCAGACTAAGTTGCCGCGAAAGGCTTCGTTAACAACGTCGAGTGGTGGTGCGCACTCTCACAGTATCGGCAGCTTCGGTCAGACTGGGGGTGGTGGTGGTACCGAGAAGCGGCGGGCGAATGCCAACACGTGCAGTTCCAGCTCTAAGGCAACGTGCAACAACCCGCCCGCATCGAATCCGAACGTCACTGGTTCACAGTCCAACGGGTCGCATACGATTTCGGGGGATTCGGTCACCCGACCCGATTCGCTGACGGTGCGGTGGATTGTTCGTGGGGACTATCCCGCAGAATGTCGAGCTGACTTCTTGCTGCCGCCGAACTCGGTGGTGGCGGGGCTATCGAGTAGTACACCTGCGGGTTGGACTGGCTTGAACAACACAGCGGGTGGGTTCCTCGTGCAGACTGGTGACCACGCTGGGTCTTCGGTGAATTCGCAGATCTCCCGCCGCACGAAAACGTCAGCGTTGAACCTCGGCTCCCCCAGCCCAGCCACGCACACACATCGCTTTGGCAGTAAGAACTATGACGATGGTATTTCCGGGGCAATGAGCAAAGTCTGGGGTGCGGCTGGAAAGAACAGTTTGGGGTCAAAACGAACCTCCACTACCGACGGCAGCCACTCCCACAGTGTCTCCGGGTGGGATTTCACCACCCGACCCGACTCAGTCGTCGTCAACTGGGTAAACGGCACCAGTGATATGCCGCAGGCGGAATGTCCCTATCTGAAGGTGTCTCCGCGTCAGGTGGAGTTCGGCGATGTCCGCGTGAACGAAACCGGTTCCGAAGATGTTGCGCTGGCAGCGATCCCAGGGGGTTCGGTCACTGCCTCGTCCGCCGTGGAGCCTGAAGGTCAACGAGATGATCAGAGTCTTAAGCCCGCCGACGGCTGCGTGATTTCCGCTGGTCAGATCGCCTTCACTGATGAGTGTGCTGGGAAATGGTCATTTTCTCCCACTCGCACCGGGCCGCTAGCGGCGGCGTGGCGGTTCGCAGCACCCGGATATCAGGACGCCGAGCTATCGGTGCAGGCCAATGGTGTGCAAGGTGTGTTGAGTGCCGATGCGATTGACTTTGGCCTCGTAGATTTGGCCCGTCCGCAAACTCGGACCATGACCGTGACCAACTCCGCGGGGGAAACATCGGACACGGCAACGATCACTGGTGTTGTTGTAGATCAAGAGCAGGAGTTCGGGTTCTCGATCGAGAAGGACTCCTGTACCGGCACTACCCTGGCCAAGGGCGGCAGCTGCGACATCGTCGTGGAGTTCGCGCCAGAATCGATCGGCGAGAAGACCGCGGCTGTGCTGGTGTCTTCTAATGCGGTGAACCCGGTCATGGCGGTGGGTCTGGCTGGAAATGGTGCCGTAGGAGAACTCACCGCCGTGGACGTGGACTTTGGTGGCGTCGAGATCGGTACCGATGGCAGCATAAAGACTATCGAGGTGCGAAACTCAGCGACCGGTGAGTCAGCCGGTTCCGCGCGAGTAACTTCGGCGCAAGTTTCGGAACTGGATCAGAGTTCAGGCTTCACGTTGGTGGCGGATCGCTGCCGCGACAAGTTGCTGGCTCCTGGCGATGCCTGCGAGATTGACGTGCGTTTCGAGCCTAGCCCGACGCCGTCCTCGGTCGGGCCGGCCTCAGGCGTCGTACTGGTCACCTCAGATGCGGCTAATCCGTCGCTCCAAATCGGCATGTCTGCACGAGGCACCTTTGCGATGATCGACTCGGAACCCGTCAGTGCCGTGAACGAGTACCAAGGTGACTTGAAACTTGAACTGAGAAACATTGGAACCGCCAATCTGCTAATGACTGATCTGCAAGTAGTCAGGGCCACTGGCGAACCCGCTGATCTCTTCAGCATTCCTGACACTTCGGACTGTACTGATGCTCCGGTTACGCCGCGTAGCAAATGTTCGGTGGAAGTGAAATTCGACTCTCAGCAGGTAGACGGCTCATACGCCGCCATCGTGCGCGTCACCTCGAACGCCGGATTGGGTCAGCGGTCGGGGCCGACGGACATTGCGGTCGGGGCCGTCACGCCGCTGGCGGAGCTGAAAACGAAGCCCGGCGCTTTCGACAAGCCCACCGAAATTGGGGCAAGTCGCCGCAGCAACGTAAAGATTCGAAATGTCGGCGAGGGCGCGGTGGGGATCGAGCGGGTGACCTTGGCATCTGGATCGGATGAGTTCGAGATTCTTAACTATTCAGACTGCAAAGGTCGGCTAGCAGCCGATGAGAGCTGTGTAGTCAAAGTTGAGTTCACGCCAACTGAATTGGGAGCTCGCGGTGCTGAACTGCGGGTCAAGCGTTCGGCAGGGCGGGACTCCTTCCTGCCGTTGGCTGGCAGGGGAGCGACCGCCCTATTGGCCGCGCCGATCGCGGACTTTCCGGATACTGCCGTCGGTGGTAACTCGGAACAAAAAGTTCGTGTCCGCAACGTGGGCGCGGTTCCGTTGCGTATCAAGAACCTGGTGGTCCCCGGCAAAGAGTTTTCCGTAAAGGACGGCAACTGTCGTGATGGAAAGATTCCAGCGGGTAAAGGCTGTCGAGCAGTCGTGAAGTTCGCCCCCCGCGAGGGTGGTTTGCGCTCAGCCGCAATCACCGTGACCAGCAATAACTTGACCAGTCCGGATCAGTTCTTAGTTCAGGGTGTGGGTCTTATTGGTCAACTGTCCGCGGATATCACCGACTTCGGCAGCGTTGCCGTCGGTGATTCGGCCAGCAAGAAACTACGCGTGACCAACTCCGGGGACGCTCCGATTAGCATCGGTCGCATCAAAGTATTTGGTGATGTGAGTGAGTTCATTGCCGAAGGACCAGGTTGTAAGGTCAAGACGCTTTTGCCAGGCAAGTCCTGCACCGTGCCCGTCCGTTTTTCACCCAGCGAGACTGGTCCACGACATGCGGATGTACGTGTCTTGTCCGATTCCGCGAGTAGCCCCGATTGGCTGGCCGTGGTTGGTGAAGGTGTGCAGGCGACCATCAGCGCGGACCCAGTGGACTTCGGGACGGTCGATGTCGGCAGTGTGGCGACGCGGAATTTGCGCCTCGACAACATTGGCGATGGGTCATTGGCGGTGAAAAAAGCTGAAGTCGTGGATGATGCGGATGAGTTTGACGTGGCCAACGACGGCGATTGCACTGATCGGCGCGTCAAGCCGGGCAGCAGTTGCGTGATCAAGGTTCGTTATTTCCCGCGAGGCGACGGCAGTTCAGCGGCTGTCGTGAAACTGACATCCAATACCGGTGGTAGCCCGAACCTGGTGGCTCTGGCTGGGACTGGTCAGACCCTCACCATCAACGATGATTCCAATGGCGCTGCGGGGGTTCCCGACAAGGTGAGGAAGCTGCAGGTTCCCGCGAAACAGCGTTCAGCGAGGACGGCAGTCGCTACTTGGAAGAAGCCCAAGAATATTGGTGGTGGCCCAATCACGGCCTACGAATCGCGGATCAGTAAGCCTGGCAAGAAGCGTGCCAAGGGGTACACCCGCTGGAAGAGTCAGGATTGGGTGCCGGCGCCCAACGGCAAGATCTCGCGCAAGTTCACGAAGCTAGTGGCCAATCGGGACTACGTGGTTCAAGTGAGGGCGGTTAACGTCTTTGGCGCGGGACCGAAGGCCAAGGTTGCTTTCACGGCAGGTAAGCGCGGAATCCCTACCAAGTATGGAACGGGCTAG
- a CDS encoding AzlD domain-containing protein, giving the protein MWPIVLAGAAGCYLIKLLGYLLPQEWLSGKKFAAINALLPIALLSSLVVVLTFSAPAGLTIDARIAGVAVAVLLLALRAPFLLVVFGAAATAALLRLTGFVS; this is encoded by the coding sequence ATGTGGCCGATCGTGCTGGCCGGAGCCGCTGGCTGCTACCTGATCAAGCTGCTGGGCTATCTGTTGCCGCAGGAATGGCTGTCCGGCAAGAAGTTCGCCGCCATCAACGCACTGCTTCCTATCGCGCTGCTTAGCTCGCTGGTGGTCGTGCTGACCTTCAGCGCGCCGGCCGGTCTGACTATAGACGCGCGGATCGCTGGCGTTGCCGTAGCCGTGCTGCTCCTTGCACTGCGAGCGCCCTTCTTACTTGTGGTGTTCGGCGCAGCGGCAACCGCAGCACTGCTGCGGTTGACCGGCTTCGTCAGCTAG
- a CDS encoding AzlC family ABC transporter permease — translation MASINTQAATIGVATGAYGISFGALAVAGGFSWLQAMAFSLLMFTGASQFAAVAIVATGGAGFAAVLTTWLLGIRNGLYAMSLSARLRPRGWRLPFAAQLTIDESTAMAISHDDPATDDRGGFRRAFWATGIAVFALWNLGTLIGALGAAAVGDPADWGLDAAAPAALLALLWPRLSDRTARWTAAGAVLVAVGCMPLLPPGLPVLASALVALVIGLRRS, via the coding sequence GTGGCTTCCATCAACACCCAGGCAGCAACCATCGGTGTGGCTACCGGCGCCTACGGGATCTCGTTTGGCGCGCTTGCCGTTGCTGGTGGGTTCTCCTGGTTGCAAGCCATGGCGTTCTCGCTGCTGATGTTCACTGGCGCTTCCCAGTTCGCGGCAGTCGCGATCGTGGCCACTGGTGGGGCAGGTTTCGCAGCAGTGCTGACTACGTGGTTGTTAGGCATCCGCAATGGGCTGTACGCCATGTCACTCTCTGCCCGGCTACGACCGCGAGGTTGGCGACTCCCGTTCGCAGCTCAGTTGACGATTGACGAATCCACCGCGATGGCAATCTCGCATGACGATCCGGCCACTGACGATCGGGGCGGGTTTCGCCGGGCCTTCTGGGCAACCGGAATCGCGGTATTCGCGCTGTGGAACCTCGGCACTTTGATTGGGGCGCTGGGGGCAGCGGCGGTGGGAGACCCGGCCGACTGGGGGCTTGATGCCGCGGCACCCGCTGCCTTACTGGCGCTGCTGTGGCCGCGACTGTCCGATCGAACGGCCCGCTGGACTGCCGCCGGGGCGGTACTGGTTGCCGTCGGCTGCATGCCGCTGCTACCGCCCGGGCTGCCCGTCCTGGCCAGCGCGCTAGTGGCTCTGGTCATCGGATTAAGGCGGTCATAA